The Lucilia cuprina isolate Lc7/37 chromosome 5, ASM2204524v1, whole genome shotgun sequence genome includes a window with the following:
- the LOC111681101 gene encoding carbonic anhydrase 2: MGPDHWSEHYNQCSGKHQSPININDVDVVNRTYTEMLFKNFEKIPLEATIFNNGHTVLVKLSYEGEIPTIAEGPLEGKGTYQFQQLHFHWGEDNTVGSEDRINDVAYPMELHVVFRNSKYDSFEEAVRRDDGVLVMAAFYEVGNYTNYEYENLTTHIELIQEPHTNTTLNETMDLWSLLPKDLNGYYTYIGSLTTPPCSEDVIWIDFINPIGISEDLIERFRYLKTFDGSSLTHNFRPVQPLNNRKVYRAVPEIMKRIPDDFASEASSIKLKSAILYSLPILSILLVYFNLKTHFHIF; encoded by the exons ATGGGTCCTGATCATTGGAGTGAACATTATAATCAGTGTTCGGGTAAACATCAAAGTCCTATTAACATAAATGATGTTGATGTGGTAAATCGTACTTATACAGAAATgctattcaaaaattttgagaaaataccTTTGGAGGCCACGATTTTCAATAATGGTCATACAGTTTTGGTTAAATTGTCCTATGAAGGTGAAATACCAACAATTGCGGAGGGTCCTTTGGAAGGAAAGGGTACATATCAATTTCAACAGTTACATTTTCATTGGGGTGAAGATAATACGGTAGGCAGTGAAGATCGTATTAATGATGTGGCATATCCCATGGAGTTACATGTCGTTTTCCGCAATAGTAAATATGACAGTTTCGAAGAGGCTGTGAGAAGAGATGATGGAGTTTTGGTAATGGCGGCATTTTATGAG GTTGGCAATTACACCAATTACGAATATGAAAACTTGACTACACATATAGAACTAATCCAAGAGCCACATACCAATACAACATTAAATGAAACCATGGATTTATGGAGTTTATTGCCCAAAGACTTAAATGGATATTATACTTACATTGGTTCATTGACCACACCACCTTGCAGTGAAGATGTTATCTGGATTGATTTTATAAATCCCATAGGCATATCAGAGGATTtg ATTGAACGTTTCCGTTATTTGAAGACATTTGATGGTTCATCTCTTACACACAATTTTCGTCCAGTACAACCTTTAAATAATCGCAAAGTGTATAGAGCAGTGCCGGAGATCATGAAAAGAATACCTGATGATTTTGCTAGTGAAGCTTCatctattaaattgaaatcAGCTATTCTTTATTCTTTGCCAATCTTAAGTATTTTattggtttattttaatttgaaaacacattttcatatattttaa